In Chryseobacterium sp. C-71, the genomic window TGTTGACGGAAGATTTATTAAAGATACCAATCTTACCAATATCAATTTGGGCGAACCTATTTCAATAGATAATCTTACTGTTCATGTAATGTCTATGAATGACCATTACGATTTAACGACGAGGAAATTAACGATAGAAAATTCTCAGTTTAATCCAATCCCGCAAACGTAAAATAAATTTAAAGTGAAGTTTTTCTTCACTTTTTTTATATATTTAAAATTAAATAATCAACATGAAAATTATAATCCACGGAGGTTTTTTCTCTGAAAGCGACCAAAGCCATGAGGTTAAAGTTGCTAAGCAAAATTCTTTGAAAGATATTGCTAAAAAAGCGCATCATTATTTAGAAACTCATTCAGCTTTTGAAACGGTTGCTTATGCAGTTTCCCTTTTGGAAGATGATGAGTTGTACAATGCCGGAATTGGTTCACAAATTCAAAGTGACGGAATTATCCGAATGAGTGCTGCGATTATGGATGGTAAAACGCAGAAAATGAGTGGCGTTATCAATATTCAGGATGTGAAAAATCCAATTTTGGTCGCTAAAGATTTAATGAAAGAAGATGATCGAGTTTTGGGCGGAAGCGGAGCAAAAAACTATGCATCAGAACATGGTTTTGAAAACTTTTCGACTGAAATTCCTCAAAGAAGAAAGGAATACGAAGCCAAATTAAACAATGGCGGAAAAGGAACTGTAGGCTGTGTTGCTATTGATAAAGACGGGAAATTAGCGGTTGCAACATCCACAGGAGGAAAAGGTTTTGAAATTCCGGGAAGAATTTCTGACTCTGCAACAGTTGCGGGAAATTATGCCAATGAATTTTGTGCGGTAAGCTGTACAGGAGTTGGTGAAGATATCGTAAGCAATGCAACAGCGACAAAAATCGTAACAAGAGTGACAGACGGAATGAATCTGGAAGAAGCTTTCAAAAAAACTTTTGCAGAATTAAAGATAATAGATGGCTTCGCAGGTGCGATTGCAATTGATAAATCCGGAAACATTTATCATCAGGATTCTTATCCTACCATGGTCTTCACAAGTTTTGACGGAGAAAATTTTAAAATCTTTAATTAAAATTTAACATATATTTATCAATCCCAATTATTTTTTGGCACGTATTTTACATACTTAGTTGTATAACAATTTAATATAACTTTTAAAATCAGAAATCATGGGAAATAAGACAAACGGATTATTAGCATTATTAGGAATTGGAGCTCTTGCATATTGGAAATACAAAAAATCTACTCCAGAAGAGCAACAAGCTGTAAAAGATAAAATCAACAGTGCAAAAGACAACCTTAACAAATGGGGTAATGATCTGAAAACAAAAGCAAATGATGTTGCTTCACAAGCTCAAAATAAATTTGACGAAGCGAAAGCTAAAGTTGAAGATACAGCTTCAAATATCTAAGATTAGATAACATATTTTAATATTATTTACATTCATATAAAAAGAAGTCATCATTACGATGACTTCTTTTTTGCTTTTATGGCATAGACCATTGGGATTTTATTTCCAAATTTTGTGATTCTCCACTTCCCTTTTTCAAATTCTTCAACATGCCTGAAGCATGAGTATGGTGACCAATCAAATTCTCTGAAATTTTCTAAAACTAAATTTTTGCTAATTAAACTCTGCAAAACATCTGAAAGCGGATGATTCCAAGAAATATAATCTTGTACAATATCTGCAGAAGTATCTGCATAGGTTCCTTCTGAGGTTTCTACAATCGGTTTTTCGTTAAAATAATTATAGGCTACTCCTTCAAAATCGTCATCATACATCCAAACTACAGGATGAAATTCTGCCATCACAAATTCTCCGTCAGGTTTTAAAAAGTGATTCACCACATTGGCCCATTGATCTAAATCTGGCAACCAGCCAATCGTTCCGTAACTTGTAAAAACGATGTCAAATTTTTCGTTCAACACATTCGGAAGATTGTAGACATCTGTGCAGATAAATTCAGTATCAGTTCCGCATTGTTTTGCTAAATCTTTCGCAGCATCAATAGCTTTATCAGATAAATCGACTCCTGTTACTCTTGCTCCCATTCTGGAAAGCGAAATAGAATCCTGCCCGAAATGACACTGCAAATGCAAAATACTTTTTCCTTTTACATCTCCCAATAAATCTAATTCGATAGAATTAAGAGAATTTCTTCCTTTTAAAAATTCATCTACAAAATAGAAATCAGACTCAAGATGCGGTTCTACTCTGGCATTCCAAGAATTTTTGTTGATGTCTAAATAATTTTCCATTGGTTTTATTTTCGGTAAATATAATTTTTTTTTGAAAACGAAGCCAAATAACCTGACTATGTGAAATTGGCAGTTAAAAGCATCTATCTTTACCAAAGAAAATACAATCTTAGTGAGAATTAAGAAAACACCAATGATGAAGAGTCTGAATTAACTTCAATTTTATGAGAAATATGATTCTAATTTCATTAACCATTTTACTAAATCTAAACGGAACTTCTATAAAAGCATCTGCTGTTTATCTCTGTGACAGCTCTGGCGGCAAGAAATATCATTATTCAAAAAACTGCCGTGGATTATCTAATTGCAAACATGAGATTATTAAGGTAAGTCTAAAAAAAGCACAGACTTTAGGAAAAACGCTTTGTGGCTGGGAGTAGTGATTATTTAATTTTTTTATTCTGATAACTAAAAATATATTGGTTGAAAAGAGAAGTCCACGGTAATAATGAAATAAGCAAAATCACCAACAAAAAATTAGACTTATCTTGGTATTCTTTGACCTGGTAAATGTACTCATCATATTTATCTAGGTAAAAAACATCAATTATTGACTGCACTGGGAAATTTTCACAAACTCCAGAACTCAGTTTTATAGAATATATTTTGTCTTTTACATTAATCGTTACGGTGGATAAAGATCTGCGTCCATATCTACAATTTTGAGATATTACTTTATGAGAAGTTTTCCTACCGTTTTTAATCGTCTCATGATACCTTTGGTCTTGGTAGCATCCACGTAGAAACATAATAATCACCATTCCAATAAAGAAAAGGTGATTATTACTATAATATTTTTTCCGTTCGAAACTCAATAGATTAACCTAAAAACTCCTCCAAAGAAACCGTCTTTTGTTCTCCAGCCTCGAGATTTTTAAAAGTAACCGTTCTGTTTTTAATTTCTTCTTCCCCTAAGAATACGAGATTTTTAATTCCTTTCTTTTCTGCGTAAGTGAATTGCTTATTGATTTTTGTACTTTCAGGATACAGTTCTGCCGAAATTCCTTTTTCTCTTAATTGGATAATCAATTTTAAAGCTTCCAAAGTTTCTTCACCACCAAAATTTGCAAATAAATATTCTGTGTTTGACGTTGCATCTTCAGGGAAAAGATTCAGTTCTTCCATTACGAGGTAGATTCTGTCTAAACCGAAAGAAATACCAATTCCTGGAACATTTTTCACTCCGAAAACTTCAGTCAGATTATCATATCTTCCGCCGCCGCCGATAGAACCCATCTGAGCTTCGTCGGCTTTCACTTCGAAAATTGCTCCGGTGTAATAATCTAATCCACGCGCTAAAGTAATATCGAAAACTAAATTCTGAATATCTATCCCTAAATTTAGAGACTGCGTGATAACAAATTCTAATTCCTCAACACCTTTCAAACCTATTTCGTTTCCGACAAATTTTTCTTTTAACTGAAGAAGGTTTTCTAAAGCATCATTCGATTGAGTGAAAAG contains:
- a CDS encoding isoaspartyl peptidase/L-asparaginase; translated protein: MKIIIHGGFFSESDQSHEVKVAKQNSLKDIAKKAHHYLETHSAFETVAYAVSLLEDDELYNAGIGSQIQSDGIIRMSAAIMDGKTQKMSGVINIQDVKNPILVAKDLMKEDDRVLGGSGAKNYASEHGFENFSTEIPQRRKEYEAKLNNGGKGTVGCVAIDKDGKLAVATSTGGKGFEIPGRISDSATVAGNYANEFCAVSCTGVGEDIVSNATATKIVTRVTDGMNLEEAFKKTFAELKIIDGFAGAIAIDKSGNIYHQDSYPTMVFTSFDGENFKIFN
- a CDS encoding YtxH domain-containing protein codes for the protein MGNKTNGLLALLGIGALAYWKYKKSTPEEQQAVKDKINSAKDNLNKWGNDLKTKANDVASQAQNKFDEAKAKVEDTASNI
- a CDS encoding bifunctional 2-polyprenyl-6-hydroxyphenol methylase/3-demethylubiquinol 3-O-methyltransferase UbiG, coding for MENYLDINKNSWNARVEPHLESDFYFVDEFLKGRNSLNSIELDLLGDVKGKSILHLQCHFGQDSISLSRMGARVTGVDLSDKAIDAAKDLAKQCGTDTEFICTDVYNLPNVLNEKFDIVFTSYGTIGWLPDLDQWANVVNHFLKPDGEFVMAEFHPVVWMYDDDFEGVAYNYFNEKPIVETSEGTYADTSADIVQDYISWNHPLSDVLQSLISKNLVLENFREFDWSPYSCFRHVEEFEKGKWRITKFGNKIPMVYAIKAKKKSS